One region of Ahniella affigens genomic DNA includes:
- a CDS encoding alpha/beta hydrolase, with translation MRGTVVLSHGLESGPEATKVSALALVAERLGFAAIRPDYRDLDQAHGLCGATLRLARLRSVLDGLPAGRPCVLVGSSFGAFISGLASLECSVSGLFLIALPLKLPSYDRDFDLADVPTAVVHGWNDELIPAMAVAQFCHARQLDLQLLPDDHRLNQQVDMLAARFAHFLEQR, from the coding sequence ATGAGAGGAACCGTCGTGCTCTCGCACGGGCTGGAGTCGGGACCGGAGGCCACCAAGGTTTCGGCACTGGCGCTCGTGGCCGAGCGGCTGGGGTTTGCGGCGATTCGGCCGGACTATCGCGATCTCGACCAGGCGCATGGTTTGTGCGGTGCCACGTTGCGTTTGGCGCGCTTGCGGTCGGTCCTGGATGGCTTGCCGGCCGGGCGGCCCTGCGTACTCGTCGGGTCCAGTTTTGGCGCGTTCATCTCAGGGCTCGCGAGCCTGGAGTGTTCGGTCAGCGGCCTGTTTCTGATCGCGCTGCCGCTGAAACTGCCGAGCTACGATCGCGATTTCGATCTGGCTGACGTGCCGACAGCCGTCGTGCACGGCTGGAACGATGAACTTATTCCAGCGATGGCGGTGGCGCAATTCTGCCACGCTCGGCAACTGGACCTGCAGTTGCTGCCCGATGATCATCGTTTGAATCAACAGGTCGACATGCTGGCCGCGCGTTTCGCGCATTTTCTGGAGCAACGCTGA
- a CDS encoding WD40/YVTN/BNR-like repeat-containing protein: protein MRALSAMLFFALCTCANAGNGIWTSAGPYGGQVYQMAIHPTTATTMFAITRGGLFRTFDGGVTWERADQGIGALVSTLLPPVFDQDAPTNVYVMDSAGRIYRSTDGGDNWLATGAEFTGTNELPNQWLDVPGNTGVILMAYSNDATPLLRSADFGASFSAFGTGLPSPANGLSLAIKASDPTRLLLGLAERDGIGPTLYTSADSGNSWTASTCSGCTVGLTSDIPGLAYGAGSSGLAISATGQIYATVDNGNTFTQSTATFISFSGGKFKVVGHPTTAGSYWFSINNSSLSNIFRTTDSGNTISNSFAGLTANSSYTSTIAPNPPVPVLATGIYAEPGFGVTGTRRLWVSADGAGVFRAVDAAGTTFSNLDGGGASLNNGLAGVNLRTVVVNPNPSARPGPGFPGNRLYAGFGDPFFSSPALYRSTNSGGSWAAANSGLRAAQIRALAIDPTTVGITVPDLGNTVIYASGRSSQTNGYRNPGLYKSLDNGTTWSNIDSGLPQSLGTVRHIVLDPRSCVPVVFPCTTPLQRVFATANGSPSNAVVGSVTTTTFNNRILRSDSAGGSWAASDTGLPPSTNISEGINFISQNVTPLTLLISPTDSNLMYVGTFYSEFDDDPFRSFDDRANGVFKSSNGGANWILASNGLPLRTGRTNTHHDVLAIAMHPTNDQILWATTIDLQTPDSASIFKTVDGGATWTRSDTGIGSRVDIRALAVDPTDTGAGTIYASGAGSVSNPGSVYKSSDGGLTWHSISVGLPDDAALAITIDPFVPAQLHLGTTAGVWSMLQQADDDGDGIPNGQENNAPNGGDGNGDGNQDSSQGDVGSTGVALRAPSGVGGGFITSDILSGTGPNNCQQAVDVQSRLALRYGRDPIESNSSLYYGYPDDLIRFEITDCSQAVVDITFHNENFNEYGWSFRFFGPSTPGDDGTMGWYPMSSGANPRAVKVDQNTWRVTLNANQFGSYRPVSDNILFMGGPACFDDRLLVNGFEDTNAAPATCN from the coding sequence ATGAGAGCCTTATCAGCCATGCTGTTTTTCGCGCTCTGTACTTGCGCCAACGCCGGGAATGGCATCTGGACTAGCGCCGGACCCTACGGCGGTCAGGTCTATCAGATGGCAATTCACCCGACGACCGCGACGACCATGTTCGCGATCACTCGTGGTGGACTTTTCCGGACGTTTGATGGTGGCGTTACCTGGGAGCGTGCTGATCAGGGTATTGGCGCGCTGGTCTCTACCTTGCTGCCACCGGTGTTCGATCAGGACGCCCCGACCAATGTGTATGTGATGGATAGCGCCGGACGCATCTACCGCAGCACGGATGGCGGCGACAACTGGCTGGCGACCGGCGCTGAGTTCACCGGCACGAACGAGCTACCCAATCAGTGGCTGGATGTGCCGGGCAATACTGGCGTCATACTGATGGCCTACTCAAACGACGCGACCCCTTTGCTTCGAAGCGCAGATTTTGGCGCGAGCTTCTCAGCTTTTGGGACTGGCTTGCCTTCTCCAGCGAACGGCCTATCGCTGGCCATCAAGGCCTCTGACCCGACCCGCCTGCTGCTTGGCCTGGCAGAACGGGATGGCATCGGTCCAACACTTTACACGTCAGCTGACAGCGGCAACAGCTGGACTGCCTCGACCTGCAGCGGATGTACAGTAGGTCTGACTTCAGACATCCCGGGTCTCGCTTATGGTGCGGGCAGTTCTGGTCTCGCGATATCGGCAACTGGGCAAATCTATGCGACGGTTGACAATGGCAATACTTTTACCCAGTCGACGGCAACGTTCATTTCATTCTCTGGGGGAAAGTTCAAGGTCGTTGGACACCCAACTACAGCCGGTTCTTATTGGTTCAGCATCAATAACAGCTCGCTTTCGAACATATTCCGCACCACCGACTCTGGTAATACGATTTCAAACAGCTTCGCGGGCCTGACCGCCAATTCGAGCTATACCTCCACCATTGCGCCAAACCCACCTGTACCTGTGTTGGCGACGGGCATCTATGCAGAGCCAGGGTTTGGAGTAACTGGTACGCGCCGGCTTTGGGTCTCTGCCGATGGCGCAGGCGTATTTCGGGCAGTCGATGCAGCCGGGACCACGTTTTCGAATCTTGATGGCGGCGGTGCGTCGCTGAATAACGGTCTTGCTGGCGTGAACCTGCGCACAGTGGTTGTCAACCCAAACCCCTCGGCGCGACCAGGACCAGGCTTCCCAGGGAATCGCCTCTATGCTGGCTTCGGCGATCCATTCTTCAGTTCACCAGCCTTGTACCGGTCGACTAACTCGGGTGGCTCTTGGGCTGCTGCCAATTCAGGACTCCGGGCAGCGCAAATCCGTGCACTCGCAATTGACCCGACCACAGTCGGAATCACGGTTCCCGACCTCGGCAATACGGTCATATATGCCTCTGGTCGCTCTTCTCAGACGAACGGCTATCGCAACCCAGGGCTCTACAAGAGCCTCGACAACGGCACAACCTGGTCGAATATCGACTCTGGCTTGCCGCAATCGCTTGGAACCGTTCGCCATATCGTTCTGGATCCCCGCTCCTGCGTTCCAGTCGTGTTCCCTTGTACGACGCCACTCCAGCGTGTGTTTGCAACGGCAAATGGTTCACCATCAAATGCCGTCGTCGGCAGCGTAACAACTACTACTTTCAACAACCGCATTCTTCGAAGTGACTCAGCCGGCGGATCTTGGGCTGCCAGTGACACGGGGTTGCCTCCATCAACCAACATCTCTGAAGGCATCAATTTCATCTCGCAGAACGTAACGCCGCTTACATTATTGATCAGCCCCACCGACTCCAATTTGATGTACGTCGGCACGTTCTATTCCGAATTCGATGACGACCCATTCCGCAGTTTCGACGACCGTGCCAACGGTGTTTTCAAGAGTTCGAATGGAGGCGCCAACTGGATTCTTGCGAGCAACGGGCTGCCGCTTCGAACTGGGCGCACAAACACGCATCATGATGTGCTCGCTATTGCGATGCACCCGACTAATGATCAGATTTTGTGGGCAACGACCATTGATTTACAGACACCGGATTCCGCATCGATTTTCAAGACTGTTGATGGCGGCGCGACCTGGACCCGGTCCGACACTGGCATAGGCTCTCGGGTCGACATTCGTGCTCTTGCCGTTGATCCTACTGATACCGGAGCCGGCACCATCTACGCGTCAGGCGCCGGCAGCGTTTCAAATCCGGGATCAGTGTACAAAAGTTCAGACGGCGGCCTGACTTGGCACTCAATCAGCGTCGGTCTTCCCGATGATGCGGCACTGGCCATAACGATTGATCCGTTTGTCCCCGCACAGTTGCACCTCGGCACAACTGCAGGTGTTTGGAGCATGCTGCAACAAGCGGATGACGACGGCGATGGAATCCCTAACGGCCAGGAAAACAATGCGCCGAACGGTGGCGACGGAAATGGCGATGGCAACCAGGACTCGTCACAAGGGGACGTTGGGTCCACTGGTGTTGCGCTGCGCGCGCCGTCAGGTGTCGGCGGCGGCTTCATCACGTCCGACATTTTGTCAGGGACAGGACCGAACAATTGCCAGCAAGCTGTAGACGTTCAGTCTCGTCTTGCGCTCCGCTATGGACGTGACCCAATTGAATCGAACTCAAGCCTCTACTACGGCTACCCGGACGACTTGATTCGATTTGAAATTACCGATTGCTCGCAGGCGGTGGTTGACATCACCTTCCACAATGAGAACTTCAATGAGTATGGTTGGAGTTTCCGATTCTTCGGACCGTCCACTCCCGGCGACGACGGCACAATGGGCTGGTATCCAATGAGCTCTGGAGCCAACCCACGTGCAGTCAAGGTCGATCAAAATACGTGGCGCGTCACATTGAACGCCAACCAGTTTGGGAGTTACCGCCCTGTCAGCGACAATATTTTGTTCATGGGTGGTCCTGCCTGTTTCGACGATCGGCTACTCGTAAATGGCTTCGAGGACACGAACGCTGCGCCAGCGACCTGTAACTGA